In Zingiber officinale cultivar Zhangliang chromosome 1A, Zo_v1.1, whole genome shotgun sequence, a genomic segment contains:
- the LOC122024703 gene encoding leucine-rich repeat extensin-like protein 6, producing the protein MITLLFGLRSMKITNLLRCYFFLFLVFFISLPLVSHSQFLNFRIAKAFTALQALKRAITSDPNGLTSNWVGPNVCNYTGVFCAAAPDDDPHHAALTVAGVDLNHRDLEGTLPDEIGLLSDLALLHLNSNRFHGALPLSLGSLHRLFELDLSNNRFDGGFPMVVLDLPSLRFLDLRFNRFCGDVPPCLFDRKLDALFLNNNHFTFSIPDNFGHSPASVIVLANNQISGCLPAGLGDMADTLRELVILNAGIRACVPPEIGRLRRLRVLDLSYNHLIGPLPATIAAMAELEQLDVAHNKLSGAIPSGICNLPRLKNFTYAYNFFTGEPPHCLRIRSHDDRKNCIPSRRDQRPPMECATFLSKPRFCHDGCIASQPPPHPWQ; encoded by the coding sequence ATGATCACATTATTATTTGGATTAAGGAGCATGAAGATCACCAATCTCCTAAGATGCTACTTTTTTCTTTTCCTAGTCTTCTTCATCTCACTCCCCCTTGTCTCGCACTCCCAATTTCTGAATTTCCGGATCGCCAAGGCCTTCACAGCCCTGCAGGCCCTTAAGCGGGCCATCACTTCCGACCCTAATGGGCTTACTTCCAATTGGGTCGGCCCAAACGTCTGCAACTACACCGGGGTCTTCTGCGCCGCCGCGCCCGACGATGATCCCCACCACGCTGCCCTAACCGTCGCCGGCGTCGACCTCAACCACCGCGACCTCGAAGGTACCCTCCCCGATGAGATCGGCCTCCTATCAGACCTCGCCCTCCTCCACCTCAACTCCAACCGCTTCCACGGCGCCCTCCCCCTCTCCCTCGGATCGCTCCACCGCCTCTTCGAACTCGACCTCAGCAACAATCGCTTCGACGGCGGATTCCCGATGGTCGTCCTTGATCTTCCGTCCCTCCGCTTCCTCGACCTCCGATTCAACCGCTTCTGTGGCGACGTGCCGCCCTGCCTCTTCGATCGGAAACTCGACGCCCTGTTCCTCAACAACAACCACTTCACCTTCTCGATCCCGGACAACTTCGGCCACTCGCCTGCTTCGGTGATCGTGCTCGCCAACAACCAGATCTCCGGGTGCCTCCCCGCCGGGCTCGGCGACATGGCCGACACGCTGAGGGAGCTGGTAATCCTCAACGCCGGAATCAGAGCGTGCGTCCCGCCGGAGATCGGGCGGCTGAGGCGCCTCCGGGTGCTGGATTTAAGCTACAACCACCTGATCGGGCCGCTTCCAGCAACGATCGCGGCGATGGCGGAGCTCGAGCAACTCGACGTGGCGCACAACAAACTCTCCGGCGCGATCCCTAGCGGGATATGCAACCTTCCAAGGTTGAAGAACTTTACCTACGCCTACAATTTCTTCACCGGCGAGCCGCCGCACTGCTTGAGGATTCGAAGCCACGACGATCGAAAGAATTGCATACCGTCCCGACGCGACCAGCGACCGCCGATGGAGTGCGCGACCTTTCTGTCGAAGCCGAGATTCTGCCACGACGGATGCATCGCGTCGCAACCGCCTCCGCACCCGTGGCAGTAA
- the LOC122024714 gene encoding non-specific lipid transfer protein GPI-anchored 5-like, with amino-acid sequence MAVSKSIKLLLGLGLMVGFVLDRASAQSGCTSVIISMAPCLGYITGNASTPSSSCCSQLSSVLQSRPECLCSMLNGGAASLGITVNQTRALAIPAACNVQTPPVSACDAVNGGAPSAAPASSPSAETESPSPANPSSGATTTPSISSAEGGSKTTPATGATAATSGGGSSDGFINNLLISSSAAVGFMFLFATF; translated from the exons ATGGCGGTGTCGAAGAGCATTAAGTTGTTGCTGGGATTGGGCCTTATGGTGGGCTTTGTATTGGACCGGGCGTCGGCCCAATCGGGATGCACGTCGGTGATCATCAGCATGGCGCCGTGCCTGGGATACATCACCGGCAACGCCTCCACGCCCTCATCCTCCTGCTGCTCGCAGCTCTCCTCGGTGCTGCAGTCGCGGCCGGAGTGCCTCTGCTCGATGCTCAATGGCGGCGCAGCCTCTTTGGGGATTACCGTCAACCAGACCCGCGCCCTTGCCATTCCCGCCGCCTGCAACGTCCAAACTCCACCGGTTTCCGCCTGCGACG CGGTGAACGGCGGCGCACCTTCAGCAGCACCGGCAAGTTCACCATCGGCCGAGACGGAAAGCCCCTCACCGGCGAATCCTTCCTCCGGCGCCACTACCACTCCATCCATCTCCAGCGCAG AGGGTGGATCGAAGACGACGCCGGCGACTGGTGCCACTGCGGCGACCTCCGGCGGTGGTTCTTCCGACGGGTTCATCAACAATTTGCTGATTTCTTCTTCTGCAGCAGTTGGGTTCATGTTCTTGTTCGCCACCTTCTGA